A single region of the Thermodesulfatator indicus DSM 15286 genome encodes:
- a CDS encoding NAD-dependent epimerase/dehydratase family protein: MLKTILIGCGAISEQLHLPVLAGHPEIDLVALVDPNLERAHYFAKGYKVPRVYSDISEADLSDIDAAVIATPPFHHAPCAIELLHKGIHLLVEKPLALSVDEAKKVISLAQEKNLKVAVPLYRRFFPSFRLMVSLIKNKVFGIPLNFSVKAGGFYNWPAASLGNMKKELAGGGVLMDLGPHFLDFLFQIFEEPVELLEYQDDALGGIEADCILKLRFNFEGKSVEGIGEFARTRKLNGGIKIECERAILEFKPSERYRLIIFPKETGIEDFWDNSKKPFIYQGLWKNDLNEDESWYATFARVYDDWLAAIKEDKEPLASAQSSLPVLALIEKCYHNKKTLPKSWLTPSENKFLKRKKLPKKTKVLVTGATGFIGCRAAEILRLREGFEVRAVVRNPGKAARLARLDVEMVQFDLEQDKGFDELVEGCDAVIHCAVGTAYGDPKKIFNVTVEGTRKLARAAFKKGVKHFIHVSSMAVYGSKISGLIDESFPLKPDSESVYGKSKAKAEHVVQYYAKKGLPAVIFRPARVFGPFGFTFVTNPLQAMTERRFAWKGDPDTPCDMIYVDNVVEAFICAIHAEPEDIAGEVFNLGEQDSMTWKEFYRAFIEGLNIPLDIEEVPVFSKTETKKDSKLKEYIGNFKELFTSPEFKAFMRKTIYTDPIGMLPRKILELPKVEEKVKKLFGGGSLPVFQPKNSVSNLVVLGGGMNAVLDISKLKYKLSFELACSKEEAIVKTIDWVKFSGIV, from the coding sequence ATGCTTAAAACCATACTCATCGGCTGTGGAGCTATTTCTGAACAGCTTCATTTACCGGTTCTGGCCGGGCATCCTGAGATTGATTTGGTTGCTTTAGTTGACCCCAATTTAGAACGTGCACACTATTTTGCCAAAGGTTATAAAGTGCCGCGGGTTTATTCCGATATATCAGAAGCAGACCTCTCTGACATAGACGCAGCCGTTATCGCTACCCCACCATTTCATCATGCGCCCTGTGCTATAGAACTTCTACATAAAGGAATTCACCTATTAGTTGAAAAACCTCTGGCCTTATCAGTTGACGAAGCCAAAAAAGTAATCAGCCTGGCTCAAGAAAAAAACTTAAAAGTAGCTGTGCCTTTATATCGTCGTTTTTTCCCTAGCTTCAGGTTAATGGTCTCACTGATTAAAAATAAAGTTTTTGGAATACCGTTAAATTTTTCGGTAAAAGCTGGGGGGTTTTATAATTGGCCTGCGGCTTCTCTTGGCAATATGAAAAAAGAACTTGCAGGCGGTGGGGTTTTAATGGATCTAGGGCCTCATTTTTTGGATTTTTTGTTTCAAATTTTTGAAGAGCCGGTGGAGCTTTTAGAATATCAAGATGATGCTCTTGGTGGAATTGAAGCGGATTGTATCTTAAAACTTAGATTTAATTTTGAAGGGAAATCTGTTGAGGGAATAGGTGAATTTGCGAGAACCCGCAAGTTAAATGGTGGCATAAAGATTGAGTGTGAAAGGGCTATCCTGGAATTTAAACCTTCAGAACGCTATAGATTAATTATCTTTCCTAAAGAAACTGGCATAGAAGATTTTTGGGATAACTCTAAAAAGCCTTTTATATATCAAGGGCTATGGAAAAATGATTTAAACGAAGATGAGTCCTGGTACGCCACTTTCGCTCGTGTTTATGACGACTGGCTAGCTGCCATAAAAGAAGACAAAGAACCACTAGCTTCGGCACAAAGTTCTTTACCAGTTTTGGCCCTGATTGAAAAATGCTATCACAACAAAAAGACTCTCCCTAAAAGTTGGCTTACTCCATCTGAAAACAAATTTTTAAAAAGAAAAAAGCTTCCTAAAAAAACAAAAGTTCTGGTTACTGGAGCAACGGGTTTTATAGGCTGCCGGGCGGCAGAAATACTGCGGTTACGCGAAGGTTTTGAGGTGCGTGCTGTAGTGAGGAATCCCGGCAAAGCCGCTCGTCTGGCCAGGCTTGATGTTGAGATGGTTCAGTTTGATCTTGAACAGGATAAAGGTTTTGACGAGCTAGTGGAAGGTTGTGACGCGGTTATACATTGTGCTGTAGGCACAGCCTATGGGGACCCTAAAAAAATTTTTAACGTTACCGTGGAAGGCACACGCAAGCTTGCCAGGGCGGCTTTTAAAAAAGGTGTTAAGCATTTCATCCATGTAAGCTCTATGGCAGTTTATGGCTCCAAAATAAGTGGCTTAATAGACGAATCTTTCCCGCTTAAGCCTGACTCCGAAAGTGTTTACGGAAAAAGTAAGGCTAAAGCCGAACACGTAGTACAATATTATGCAAAAAAGGGCCTGCCTGCGGTAATTTTTAGGCCAGCCCGAGTTTTTGGGCCATTTGGTTTTACTTTTGTGACTAACCCTTTGCAGGCTATGACTGAAAGAAGGTTTGCCTGGAAGGGAGATCCAGATACACCTTGTGATATGATATATGTTGACAATGTGGTAGAGGCTTTCATTTGTGCTATACATGCAGAGCCTGAAGATATTGCAGGAGAAGTGTTTAACCTGGGAGAACAGGATTCTATGACCTGGAAAGAATTCTACAGAGCTTTTATTGAAGGTCTAAATATTCCTTTGGATATAGAAGAGGTACCGGTTTTTTCAAAAACGGAAACAAAAAAGGATAGCAAACTTAAAGAATATATAGGTAATTTCAAAGAACTTTTTACTTCTCCTGAATTTAAGGCTTTTATGCGAAAAACTATTTATACCGATCCTATTGGTATGCTTCCCAGAAAAATCTTGGAATTGCCAAAAGTAGAAGAAAAAGTCAAAAAGCTTTTTGGCGGCGGTAGTTTGCCCGTTTTCCAGCCTAAAAATTCAGTATCTAACTTAGTAGTTTTAGGGGGAGGGATGAACGCTGTCCTTGATATTAGCAAACTCAAATATAAACTTTCTTTTGAACTAGCTTGCTCAAAAGAAGAAGCAATAGTCAAGACAATAGATTGGGTAAAATTTAGCGGGATTGTTTAG
- a CDS encoding glycosyltransferase: protein MGPLVSVIIPCYNCSIFLEEAIQSVLDQTLKNYEIIIVNDGSTDNSLDIINKYSTNNFIKIVTQNNKGVSAARNLGIKLASGHYYYFLDSDDILHPKALDNLVNIAMSGNNLVAAMNVARFAGSIDNIFKIDNIVADFWPKIIFTNLAPPNAFLFPSSLVKKLAGFNEEIFFAEDWEFLLRIAFAGAKLITTNFIGVYYRSHESSTCKNYDQRKRLFGYLKVKETLCAGFLHRKDLLSKYGQQAFWSTWGTLLQAKFYNIPWKYIENSAKSLRTLSRFLILNRRGSSFIYLYFLLGPHLLLKIYSKGFKHA from the coding sequence ATGGGTCCTCTTGTTTCTGTTATTATACCATGCTATAACTGTTCTATCTTTTTAGAAGAAGCTATCCAATCTGTATTAGATCAAACCTTGAAAAATTATGAAATTATTATTGTTAATGATGGATCTACTGACAATTCTCTTGATATTATAAATAAATATTCGACTAATAATTTCATAAAAATAGTTACCCAAAATAATAAAGGAGTGTCTGCTGCAAGAAATTTAGGCATTAAATTAGCAAGTGGTCATTACTACTACTTTTTAGATTCTGATGATATTTTACATCCAAAAGCTCTTGATAATTTAGTCAATATTGCTATGTCTGGGAACAATTTGGTAGCAGCTATGAATGTTGCTCGTTTTGCAGGCTCGATTGATAATATTTTTAAAATTGATAATATAGTAGCTGATTTTTGGCCAAAAATTATTTTTACTAATTTAGCACCTCCAAATGCCTTTCTATTTCCTTCTAGTTTAGTTAAAAAATTGGCAGGTTTTAATGAAGAAATTTTTTTTGCTGAAGATTGGGAATTTCTTCTTAGAATAGCTTTTGCTGGAGCAAAGTTAATTACTACTAATTTCATAGGTGTCTATTATCGTTCACACGAGTCATCTACGTGTAAAAATTATGATCAAAGAAAAAGGTTGTTCGGATATCTAAAAGTAAAAGAAACTTTATGTGCCGGATTCCTTCATAGAAAGGACTTACTTTCTAAATACGGACAGCAAGCGTTTTGGTCTACATGGGGGACTTTGTTACAAGCTAAATTTTATAATATTCCTTGGAAATACATAGAAAATTCAGCTAAATCTTTGAGAACTTTATCACGCTTTTTAATTTTAAATAGACGCGGTTCTTCTTTTATTTATCTTTATTTTCTATTAGGCCCTCATCTGCTTTTAAAAATTTATTCCAAGGGGTTTAAACATGCTTAA
- a CDS encoding oligosaccharide flippase family protein, translated as MIYFLGHADYLVVSRFLGTTNLGFYEFSYRIPHLVRWRFSQPLSSVLFPVLVKSKDLSRSLYGVYTVIKINAIVSSIILLFLAVFSREIILFLWGEKWLKIVTLLIIASIGALIECIISVRNSIFLAFERPDLNFKSNFLHAFLTIILLLFLTPKFGLQGAALAVLLGLTVPVFYFVYSLKILNGKIFDLLPFFFLLITGILIISFILKIFIFPFLQNFNFYLGFILVGFLYLILTFFFVFKVFSSFIKEVLVLLKESFR; from the coding sequence ATGATTTATTTTTTAGGACATGCGGATTATTTAGTAGTTAGCAGGTTTTTAGGCACTACCAATTTAGGATTTTATGAGTTTTCTTATCGTATCCCACATCTTGTCCGTTGGCGATTTTCGCAACCTTTGTCTTCTGTTCTTTTCCCTGTCTTAGTTAAATCAAAGGATTTATCCCGTTCACTATATGGTGTTTATACAGTTATTAAAATCAATGCCATTGTTTCCTCAATTATTCTCCTTTTTTTGGCAGTTTTTTCTAGAGAGATTATCTTGTTTTTGTGGGGAGAAAAATGGTTAAAAATAGTCACTCTTTTAATTATTGCCAGTATTGGTGCTCTTATTGAGTGTATAATTTCTGTTAGAAACTCTATTTTCTTAGCATTTGAAAGGCCTGATTTAAATTTTAAATCTAATTTTTTACACGCCTTTTTAACTATTATTTTACTGTTGTTTCTAACTCCAAAATTTGGCCTTCAAGGAGCTGCATTAGCTGTTCTTCTAGGACTTACTGTACCTGTTTTTTATTTTGTTTATAGTTTAAAAATTTTAAATGGCAAAATTTTTGATCTTTTACCCTTCTTTTTTTTACTTATTACCGGTATTCTAATCATTTCTTTTATATTGAAAATATTTATTTTCCCATTTCTACAAAATTTTAATTTTTATTTAGGATTTATTTTAGTCGGTTTTCTATATTTAATTCTTACTTTTTTCTTTGTTTTTAAAGTGTTTTCTAGTTTTATAAAGGAAGTTTTAGTCCTTTTAAAGGAGTCATTTAGATAA